The DNA segment TTTATTGAAATAAAAACAAGCCATGACAAAAATAGCATGTACACCGATAGCCAAAATAAATGCTTTGGAGCTACAAAGCTGAAATTTTGGCATTTGATCCATACAAGAGGAAATAAACATATTCGTGTTATCAATAAATTAAGGTAATACGACAGGTGTTATCCAAAGATAATCGGCATGAACTGAAGTAACATCACTTCCCTCTTCCGTCATTATCACGACTGTCACGTTTTCATTCGGTGCTAGATCAGCAACGTGTAAAGGTACACCCATTACTTTTGTGGCATGAAAAGAGCCAGCAATTAAAAGTGCGGGTGTCGGAGCATCTAATAAACTTTTAGCCATTGCACGATCGCGCAATTGCTGAATAACCGTCATTTTTTCTGCTTGTGTTTTATCAAGCTCGCCACCATGAGAAAGCTCGATGGTCTTTTGAATAAGTTCGCGAACAGATGGAGCAGTTGAATGCACACCATCAATAATAGGAGGGTTTTTATACGCACTAGATATTTCACTACGATCAATATTTGCCGCTAATAAAGGATAATCCGCGCTTAGTCCTGCTTTAACTATATTGCCATACCATTTCCAAGGCCAACCTGAATTCCATTTTAATGCAGCCATTAATCGCTCATCTCGTAGGTATTCAGAGCCTGAATAACGTTTTTTTGTATTATCAACTAATGATTGCTGGCTTGGTGTTAGCATCTCAAGTAAAACCGCTCCTTGAGGGCGCTTTTTAGGCAATTCTGTCATTAACCAATATTCAATATCATGATGATAAGCATTGTCATGTTTTTCACCAATAATCACATGCGATTGATTTGCTAATCGTGTTAACAGTGTATCTGCGGTGATGGATTGCCCAGTCTGAGTATCAATGATGTTTGCTGACTGAATAATTGCCAGATCTACGGTTGATACAGGTTGTTTTTCTATCGAATGACATGCTGAAAGGCTTACCAATGAAACTAGTAGTAAGATCCTTTTTGATATTGAGAAAAACATAATCATCCTATTAGTTATATATACCTACTTTAGTCGGAGCCATAGATTAATATTAATGTTAACGGTTATCAATATCATTCTGATATTAATTTGCATTTAATGTTTTTTGTGTCTATTCAAAGAGTATAAAAGTTGAAAAGCATAAAAAAAGCGCCTGATAAAAGGCGCTTTATAGATGGAATAATTTAATTAGTAATTATTAATTTTGAGATTGTGTCTGAGCTTCAACAACAGCTAATGCCACCATATTTACGATACGACGTACTGACGCAATTGGCGTCAAAATATGAGCTGGTTTAGCAACACCCATTAATACTGGTCCTACTGTCACACCATCAGAGCTAGTTACACGTAGTAAATTATAGCTAATACGTGCGGCTTCCATTGTTGGCATAACTAACAGGTTTGCAGAGCCTTTTAATGGGCTATCTGGCATTATATCTCGGCGAATAGATTCCACTAACGCTGCATCTGCATGCATTTCACCATCAATTTCTAATTCAGGCGCACGCTGTTTGATTATCTCTAATGCTTGTCTGAGTTTAATTGAAGATGGGCTATCAAAAGAGCCGAAACTTGAGCGAGAAACCAGCGCTGCTTTTGGCTCAATACCAAAGCGACGAATAGTATCAGCAGCCATAATTGTAATATCTGCTAATTGTTCTGCGGTTGGATCTTCATTGACGTAAGTGTCTGTAATAAAAGTGTTACCACTTGGCAATAGCAGTGCATTCATTGCCCCTGCGGTTTCCATTCCTTCACGTAAGCCAAACACATTTTTGTAGATTTCAAAATGTTCAGAATAGCTACCCACAGTACCGCAAATCAGACCATCAGCTTCACCTCGGCGAACCATAATGGCACCAATAAGTGTTGGATTGCCAATCATTGCTCGGCGAGCTTGCTCTTGTGATACACCGCGACGTTTCATGATTTGGTGATATTCTTGCCAATATTCTTTGAAACGTGGATCGTTTTCATTATTCACCACTTCAAAGTCTTTACCGGCTTTAATATGTAAACCCAATTTCTGAATACGCATTTCAATCACACTAGGACGACCAATTAAGATTGGTGTAGCTAATCCTAATGTTACTAATTCTTGTGTTGCATGCAGTACGCGGTTTTCTTCCCCTTCTGCTAACACAATGCGTTTTTTCTCTTTTTTTGCTTGAGAGAAAATAGGTTTCATAAATAAGTTCGTTTTATAAACAAACTCATTAAGGTGTTCGATATAAACAGAGAAATCTTTAATTGGGCGAGTTGCAACACCAGAATCCATCGCCGCTTTGGCAACCGCTGGCGCAATTTTCACAATCAAACGTGGATCAAACGGTTTCGGAATAATGTATTCAGGGCCAAAAGAAAGCTCCTGATCGCCATAGGCCGAAGCAACTTCTTCGTTTTGTTCAGCAAGTGCTAATTCTGCAATAGCATGAACACAAGCGAGTTTCATCTCTTCATTAATTGTTGTCGCACCAACGTCTAATGCGCCACGGAAGATAAATGGGAAACACAATACGTTATTAACCTGGTTTGGGTAGTCAGAACGCCCTGTACAGATAATCGCATCAGAACGTACCGCTTTTGCTAATGGGGGTAAAATTTCAGGCTCTGGGTTTGCAAGCGCAAGAATAAGCGGATCGCGTGCCATTTTTTTGACCATTTCTTGCGTTAATACGCCAGGCCCTGAACAACCTAAGAAAATATCAGCATTATTAATAACATCATCTAATGTACGAGTACCGTTATCTTCGATTGCATAAGCCGCTTTGGTTTCTGCCATATTAGCTTCACGTCCACGGTAGATAACCCCTTTAGAGTCACATACAGTAATGTTTTCGCGTGTTAGCCCTAAAGCAACTAATAAGTTCATACAAGCAATAGACGCAGCACCTGCTCCAGATACCACCAATTTTACTTTACTAATTTCTTTTTTAATAATACGTAAGCCATTAAGAATAGCGGCTGTAGAGATAATCGCTGTACCATGCTGATCATCATGGAATACAGGAATGTTCATTTTCTCACGCAGTTTTTTCTCAATATAGAAACACTCTGGTGCTTTAATATCTTCGAGGTTAATACCACCAAACGTTGGCTCTAATGATGCGATAATATCAACGAGTTTGTCAGGATCTGTCTCATTAACTTCAATGTCAAAAACATCAATGCCAGAAAACTTCTTAAACAAAACGCCTTTACCTTCCATCACAGGTTTACCTGCTAAGGCACCAATATTTCCAAGCCCTAGTACCGCAGTACCATTTGAAATCACCGCGACAAGGTTACCTTTGGCTGTGTAGCGATAAGCGGCAAGAGGGTTTGCTGCAATTTCTAAACAAGGAACTGCAACGCCCGGTGAATAAGCTAATGCTAAATCACGTTGGGTTGTGAGTGGTTTTGTCGGTGTTACTGTGATTTTGCCAGGTACGGGAAATTCATGAAAATCTAGAGCGCTTTGTTTTAATTTGTCTTCCATCTTCATATCCTTTGTATCAATAGGGTAAGGGCTTCGTTAGTATAATGGTAATGACGCGTTAAATCATGACGGCTCCGACACTTTTTTCAAATTAGTAAACTCGATTTATTAGAAACAACTAATACCTAGTTATAGGTATATTATTAACGCTATTTAATTTCATCAGTGTAATAAACTCGAACAGAAAAAAGACAATATCTGTTTATTATTTACCAGATATTAAATTAACATTTAAAATAATTAAAATTTTTATATAGCTTAAAAAAACAATAACTATTTTCACTTGTTGATTATTTTTAATATAGCCCAGTTTACGGTCAACTCATTGTAATTATAAAGATTTTATAGAATTAGATTTTTTGTTAGTCGTTTTGGTTATTTTCTTTTTTACCCGTAACAATAATTGGTGTAATATTGCCAACCGTCAATTTTATTTTCTTATTGTTTTAATAAGATGTCTGATTCTAATTTTTATTCCTCATTTGGAATTTACTTTTTTATTTTCTGCTATTGGAAAGATTACGCACATTATTATTTTTTTTTAGGGAGAGGGGTTATGCCTAGCTACTCAATTATGATAGTGGATGATCACCCTATCATGAGATATGGATTACGGCTATTGTTAGAAAAAGACAAGGATTTTGTCGTAGTAAGCGAAAGTGGCAATGCTCAAGAGGCTGTAACCGCTGCAAAACAGTTAAATCCAGACTTAATTATGATGGATTTAAATCTACAAGGGCGTTCAGGTATTGATATTATTCGGACACTTCGTCGCTCTGGTTTAACATCTTATGTTCTTGTTTTATCCGTTTCTGATTCACGTAATGATGTTTACGCTGCGTTGGATGCAGGCGCAAACGGTTATCTTTTAAAAGAGTGTGAGTTAGACATGCTATTACTTAGCCTACGTAAAGCGGCTGTTGGGCATCCAGTTTATAGTGAGCGAGTGTGGCAATATATTCAGCTTAGGCAAAACTATTCTGATCCACTTTCAGCATTGACTAAAAGAGAGTTGGATGTTCTTCATGAAGTGTCTGCAGGAATGAAAAATAAGCAAATTGCTGAGAATTTATTTATTTCTGAAGAAACAGTGAAAGTTCACATTCGTAATATTTTAAAGAAATTGCAGGTTACTTCTCGTTTAGCTGCCAGTCTTATTCTTATTAAGCATCAGTACTAAACGTTTTACCCCGACACAGGGTCGGGGTAATAAGATATATCGATTTAATATTCCATTTAAGTCTATATCACGTCATCTATTACTCAATAGGTACTGGATAACTCAATACTTTGAAATGATTATCCGGTAATTTTTCGATATTTAACTGATACAGTTCTCGGTTTATTCCATTAATCACAATATCAAGTTCACTAAAGGCAGATTGTATTTCTTCATTGGTTGCCCATGAAGGAATGCCTTTCACACCATAATAAAAATAAATTTTACTTTTACCTGAGCCTATTGGCTGAATTTCTTTTATCTGACTAATGAACAGGTGACCATAACAGAAGTCTTGATAAGGTTGCCACGCTCTGCGCCCCTTTTCACTGAGATTGAACACCCATTCTTCTCCATTTGCGGTTTGTTCAATCAATCCTGCCTCAACTAATGCATGCATTCTTTCTAATACCCATGGTGCATCATCTTCATTGCTGTACACAGGCCATTTCCCTTCGCCCAAACACAATAAATAATCACTGTTAAAAAAGGCCTCTAAGGCTATTTTATACTCATCAACTTTTTGGCTGTCATTTTCTTCATCTGCCCAGCTAAAAGAAGAGAGTAAAAGCAATATAAGACTCAGTGAAATACTTTTCATATTTTCTTTTACCAACGGAAATCTTTATTCGTATTTGTATTACTCTACGCTACACAATTCGTTACACTAACGTGACAGTTTAATATCCGATATATTTTATAATGTAAATAGGATTTTTCACTACAACAAAAGCTGTTATTTTGGAATTGTATAACACTCACTCTCATCAATACTAATATTACGTATTGTCATATAAGGAAAATATCATGTCCACGACGAACCTGACATATACCATGTACGGCATAAAAAATTGCGATACAATCAAAAAAGCACGTAAATGGCTAGATGATAATCATGTTCCCTACACATTTCATGATTACCGCAAAGAGGGTTTGACGGAAGCATTATTACGCACCTTTACAGAAAATTTAGATTGGCAGACACTTGTGAATAAAAGAGGAACAACTTGGCGTCAATTATCTGATGAAGAAAAAAACGCAATCACAGATGTTACCTCTGCAATTTCACTTATGTTAGATAAACCCGCCATCATTAAACGCCCTATTCTTGTGTCATCAGATAACCGCTTTATTGTTGGTTTTGATGTCAATGATTATTCGACCTTTACAGGAGCCTAATTTTTATGTCCTGCCCTGTTATTGAGCTTGCACAACAACTGATTTCGCGTCCCTCAATCAGCCCTGATGATCAAGGTTGTCAGCAACTGATTATCGATAGGCTTGCCCCTCTTGGTTTTACGATTGAAAGAATGCCTTTTGGTGAAACTGAAAATCTTTGGGCTTGCCGTGGTGGTGAAGGTGAAACACTGGCTTTTGCTGGTCATACTGATGTTGTACCAACAGGTGATCCTACTTTATGGGATAACCCGCCTTTTGAACCATCTATTCGTGATGGTCTGTTATATGGGCGCGGTGCGGCAGATATGAAAGGCTCGCTTGCTGCCATGATTGTAGCGGCTGAACGCTTTGTTCACGCCTATCCCGATCACCGTGGACGACTCGCTTTTTTAATTACATCCGATGAAGAAGCCAAAGCTATAGACGGTACAGTTAAAGTCGTACAATCTTTAATGTCGCGTGGCGAACGTCTCGACTATTGCCTTGTGGGTGAACCTTCAAGCCAACATCATTTAGGTGATATGGTAAAAAATGGTCGTCGAGGCTCAATAACAGCAAATTTAATTATTCAAGGTGTGCAAGGTCATGTCGCTTATCCTCACCTTGCAGAAAATCCCATTCATCTTGCCTCCCCTTTTATCCAAGAGCTAGTGAATACGGTTTGGGATGAAGGTAACGAATTTTTCCCAGCAACCACAATGCAAATTGCCAATATCCATGCAGGTACAGGCAGCAATAATGTCATTCCCGGAGAATTGTTTATTCAATTTAATTTCCGCTTTAGTACTGCCATTACAGATGCAGAAATTCGCCAACGCACAGAAGCATTATTACAAAAGCACCAACTTCGCTATCAGTTGGAATGGTCTTTATCTGGTCAGCCTTTTATTACTGGTCAAGGCAAATTGCTTGAAGCTATCCGTTACTCCGTTAAGCATTACACCAATTTAGAGCCAGAGCTTTCCACCAGTGGAGGCACTTCTGATGGTCGGTTTATTGCCCAAATGGGAGCGCAAGTTGTCGAATTAGGCCCTGTTAATGCAACAATTCATAAAGTTAATGAGTGTGTTAATGCGGCAGATTTACAACAGCTTAGCCGAATTTATCAGCGGGTTATGGAGCAACTTATTTTATGATAACGCCTTTAATGCTAACTGGACGTTCTACTGATCATTTAGTCACTTTATCCGGCCAGCATCGCTTACAATTTAATGCCACTAAGGCTTTTTTAGCATTACAACAACAAGCCGCAAAAGCAGGCTTTAAATTAATGCCAGCCAGCTCTTTTCGTGATTTTAATCGCCAATTGGCGATATGGAATGGAAAGTTTGAAGGTACCCGCCCCGTTTTAGATGCACAAAGCCAGCCAATAGATATTCATGCATTATCAGACGGTGAGCGCTGTATCGCTATTTTAAAATGGTCAGCATTGCCCGGTGCAAGCCGCCATCATTGGGGCACTGAGATTGATATTTACGATCCTTTCCGTTTACCTGAAGGTCAATCATTACAATTAGAACCTTGGGAATACGAGAATGGTGGCTATTTTGCAGAGCTGAATGAATGGTTAACGGAGAATATGTCAGCGTATGACTTTTATCGTCCTTTTACTCATAAAGAGAGCGATATTGCTTACGAGCCATGGCATATCAGTTATTGGCCTCTTTCTCATGAAGCTTCTCTTGCTTACACACCTGATATTCTAAAATCTGTGTTAGAAGAAGAGAATATTTATGGTAAGCAGTGGCTATTAGCTAATCTTGACGAAATATTTGCACGTTTCATTGTTTTGCCCGAGTAAATTTTGCTTGAATAACGTTATTTTTCATATGGGGCTTCTTGTTGATCGTTAACAGGAAGCCGCCACATAAATATCAACAAACACGCTAAGATTATCAGCAATAATATTCTGACCCAAAGCATAGACACTAGCCACAGTGAAATCGCAAACGTAATTAAGATAATTAAGATAGCTTTAGGTTTCGCCCCTTTGGGCATGGCGTGATAAGTTTGCCAATATCGTAAATAAGGACCGAACCAAGAACGATAAAGTAACCAATAATGGAAGCGCTTTGACGAACGAGAAAAACACCATGCAGCAAGTAATAAGAAAGGTGTCGTGGGTAACACAGGCAAAATAACACCTAAAGTGGCTAATCCAACACATAACCAACCTGCTATAATCAATAATATCCGTTTCATGCTGTGCTTTCCAATCTATGCTTTATTGCGTTATTTTATAGAGTAAATAAAAAAGATCCTCATTCTCAACAACAATTTTAAAATATAAGGCTTATTTATGCACTGGTTTGCTGACTATTGGTGGGTAATTTTAATTCTTTTAGTAGGAATTATTATTAACGCTATTAAAGATATGAACAAAATCGATCCCAAGCAATTTCTTAAAAATAAGCGAAAGCTGCCTCCACATCGTGATTTTAATGATAAATGGGATGATGAAGATGATTGGCCTAAACAAAATCAAAACAAGAAGGATGAGAATAAGTAGCTAACCACTGTTGATAACGCGATGTTAATTGAGGATCTTTTTCAGCCATTAATTGTGCGCATTGTTCTCTTAATTGCTTAGTTAAGGCTTTTTTTCCTGATAAAGAAAACTCAGTTACACACTGCTCAACAGCCTTATTGTCTACAAAAAAAGCCACTAATAACGGATAGTGTTGTTCATAACCCACCAAAAAGTGAGCAACACTCTTATAAACAGTAAGTGCTGGACGATGAGCAAATGCAAAACCCGCCATCATTAACCAACTGTCTTGTGGTCTATCAATATGATTTGGTATTAAATTATCCGCCAAGCAGAGCTTAGTTTGCTGTTTTATTTGCGGATATTGCAAAGCAAAAGCACGTAAAGACGAGCGCAATAACTGTTCGCCTTTTTCTGTTAGTGGATAAATTGCCATTGCCGCGTAACATCCACTGCTTGCCTCTTTATGAACCCCAAGCCGTACTATTTGAAAGCCACATTGCATCCAAAACTGTGCTAACACTTCGGTATAACCAAAGCTCACCGAAAGATAATCAATAGCCTGTTTTTGGCTCACTTTGACAATATCAGCAATTAAATTTGCAGCAATTTTTTGGCGTCGATATTGCGGTAAAACCGCAATACGGCTAATACGCAATGAGTTTAAACACATTGCATCGGGTGTTAAACCATAAGTGACTAATGATTGAGCAACCAGATTGCCTCTAGGTCTACGAGTACCTAACCAGACATCATGAGCAAGTTCGAAAGGTAATCCCCCTTCTTCGATACACCACACCGCACCCACGATATTTTTATTAATTGATGCAGACCAATAACGCTGTTTTTGACCATCAAGTAAACGTCGTAGATCAAGTGGGGTTGTTCGATAATGCGCACTAGTAAGTAACTGATAAAAATCATGTAGTTGTAAAATATTATTATGCCAACTTCCTTGAAGCTGGTGGATATCGATTTCACCTTGTTGCTGACAATCAAAATCGTACTCAGGTTCATCAAGCAATAACAACTGATTTAACCAATTTTCTAATGGGCAATCTTTAGCCCAACGAATGGGGGTTTTTAATTGATAGGTACGCAAATTAGGAATATTGTCTCCTAACTTCAGCATAAAACCTCGGCCTGTTCCTTCATAGCCTTGTACCGTGGTTGTCATTAATACATTAGGAAAATAGCCACATAGCGCTTCTAGCTGTGCAATAGGCAGAGAAGCTGCCTCATCAATAATCAGCCAATCACTGTGAATTTCGTTATTTATACACAGCGCTAATAAATTATCAGGAGAGCAAAATGAAATAGCTTTATTGGTGTGTGAAGATAAAACATCTGTAATATTTTTAGCCGGCGCGCATACCAGTACATTTCCTTGATATTGCTCGATAAACATTCCTGCTAACGCTGACTTTCCTCTGCCTCTTGGTGCAATAACGCTCCAAATACCCGATGTTGATAATAGCAAATTATCTAAAATAGCTTGCTGCTCTGCGGTTGGTTTACCTTGTGGAAGCGACCAAGATTTAGCTTTTTCAATCAATGGGGGGAAATGAAATGGCGTTGATTGTTGCCAGACAATGGCGTGATCATCATTTAAAGTGATGTTTTTTAGCCATGCCATAAAATTTGGTGTTGAAAGCACGCCTTGAGCATCATTCCAGCGCTGACTATCGTTATCGATATAACTGTCCCAACGTTCAATATCAGGCAAGCACAAAATCAATACACTGCCCGCTTTTAATGTGCCCGCTAACATGGCTAACGCATCAGTATTAAATCCCTCATTAGCATCAAAAACCGCATGTAGAAACTCACGCCCTAATAGGCGAATAGCATGTTCAGGCAAAATAGCATCAGGTTGATTGGACGAAATAGTGACCCAATCACCTTGGCATAATTGAGTTATTTGCTGGATCTGTGCCGTTTGCCATGCAGGTTCACCCGCTAATAGCAGTAATTGGCGTTGCCCTAATTGAGCTAATTTTTGCTGGTATTGATGTAAATGGGAAAATGGCACAGCTAGGATTTACCGATTAACAATGAAAGAATACCCGCTGCAATTAATGGCCCAACAGGTACACCACGGAAAAGTGCGACACCAATGACGGTTCCCACTAATAAACCAGCAACCGTTGAAGGCTGGTTATTCATTAGAGAAACACCCCGTGCGCCTAACCAAGAAACCGCGATACCTATTGCAATTGCCAGCAGTGATTTCCAGTTTAAAAATGAGTTAAGAACTTCTTGCCCTGAAATACGCCCAGTTGCTATGGGGGTCATTACCCCAATAGTCAAAATTAAGATCCCGATGGTCATGCCATATTTTTCAACAACAGGAAAATATTGATTTAGAGGCGTGATTTTAATCACTAACAAAGCAAGCATTGCCAACGTTACAGTCATATTATGACTAATAATGCCAAGCCCCGCGAGAACCAGCAAAATTAATAGTGAGGGATCAACGTTACTCATGTTTGTTCCTAAGCCTTTCTCTTTATAGCGTTAATTATCTTTTATTTACCGTCGAATGGTATTAGTTCAAAGACGAAGAAGCAAATGTATCGCAAGATTTAATGCTGCCACTGTTATAGCCTCTCATAAACCAAGTCTTGCGCTGTTCTGCGGTGCCGTGTGTAAAACTATCAGGCACGACATAACCCTGCTGTTGCTTCTGTAATTTATCATCACCTATCGCTTGTGCCGTTTTGATCGCAGTTAATAAATCGCTTTCATCAATACGACCTTCACCTGCAATAAAATGTCCCCACATTCCAGCAAAACAGTCTGCTTGTAGCTCTAATTTTACAGATAAACGATTTGCTTCTGCTTTTGATCGCGCCATTTGTTGTTTTTCACGCATTTGATCAGTGATACCTAATAAATGCTGAACATGGTGCCCTACTTCATGTGAAATCACATAACCTTGAGCAAATTCACCACCACCACCTAGGCTATGTTTCATTTCATTATAAAAAGAGAGATCGAGATAAATTTTTCTATCCGCGGGGCAATAAAAAGGTCCCATTATTTTCGTACCTGTACCACATTGCGTTGTGGTGCTGTTGGTATATAAAACGAGTTTAGGATAGCTGTATTGTTTGCCTGCTTGTGCAAAAATAGTTTGCCAAAAATCTTCTGTACTGGCTAAAACGACACTACTAAAATCTGCGGCTTCATTATAAAGGGCGCTTTGTTGTTCGTTACGTTGTGGCGATTGTCCGGTTTCACCCGTTAATGAGTTAAAATCAAACCCCATAAAACTGGCTATCACTAAAACAATAATAATCACAAACCCATATTTAGTGCGTAGCAAAAGTGCAATTAATCCTAATGGGAGATTACCACCGCCTGATACGGGAGAAGATTGCCCTCTTCTATCTTCAACATTGTCACTTCTTCGGCGATCATTCCAACGCATAACTTATCCCCATAGTTTAAATAGACGACTTTAGCTTTATTATGAACAAATTTATCACTTGATTTGAGATAATAACAAATAATTGCAATCTCTATTCCCTATTTTTTAAGAGCAAGATAATAGAGACTATCAGAGTAAGATGACACCCGTTGTCACAACGAAAAAATAAGCATCGTAAGGAATTAAATCTGCTTTTTTAACGATTTCATAATAGAATTCTTATTTCTTGCCTGTGTATTTTTCTTCACTAATAAATAGATAATTTAATGACTCGAACCCAACGTTTACTCACTTTATTGCAGATTTTAAAAGAAAATCGCTATCCGATCACGGCAGAAGTATTAGCTGATAAATTACAAATTAGTGTCAGATCTATTTATCGTGATATTGAATCTTTACGTAATCAAGGTGCTGAAATCACAGGTGAAGCAGGTATAGGTTATCAGCTAAAATCAGGCTTACTCCTACCACCATTAACCTTTGATATTAATGAACTCGAAGCGCTTATTTTAGGATTACGTTGGGTGGAAAGTAATACAGATAAAGAATTAAGTCACTCTGCATTACGAGCAATTAATAAAATCAATGCCGTGGTAACAACACAGCATCAAACTTTACTTGAACAAAATACATTGTTTGTTCCCACAAACCGAATTATTGAAGTTGATCATACCATTGCTAAAGATATGCGTTTTAGTTTACGCGAAGAAAAAAAAGCCAAAATAGATTATCAAGATGCTCAAAAACAATTAAGTACTCGAATTATTTGGCCAGTTGCTGTGGGTTACTTTCAAGATTCGCAAGTGATTGCTGCATGGTGTGAATTACGCCAAAGCTATCGCCATTTTAGGCTCGATAGAATTATCTCTTATGAAGTATTAAGTGAGAATTTGCCTTACCCTAAAAACTATTTACTCTCTCGATGGAAAAAAGAGATCCTCAAAGAGGCTCCTGACAAAAACTGACGCACCGTTTGCGTAATATCTTCCTTGCTGTCTCAGTTTAAACAACATCATATTAATCAACACAGTAAGGAAACATCATGAGTGAACTTATTTTTTATACTAATACAATGTCTCGCGGTAACACAGTAGAGCTTTTCTTAAAAATGCTAGATGTGCCTTATCAGCGTGTTGAATTAGAATATGGCGAACCAATGCGTACCCCTGAATATCTTGCGATTAATCCAATGGCAAAAGTGCCTGCTCTCGTTGATGGTGACAATATAGTCACTGAAACAGCAGCAATTTGTGCTTATTTAGCCGATAAGTTTATTGAAAAAGGATTTGCGCCTGCTTTAAATTCGCCAGAGCGTGCGGCTTATTATCGTTGGTTCTTTTTTACTGCAGGTCCTATTGAATCTGCATTTACGATAAAAGAGCTTGGTATGGAGCTTAATGAAGAACAGCAAAAATCATCTGGTTTTGGTTCTTTTGAACGTGCTTTTCATTGCTTAGAAACCGGCTTAGCCAGCGCAAAACCTTATCTTTGTGGCAAAAATCTAACGGCTGTTGATGTTTATGTCGGTTACTTCCTTATATTTTTATGTAAATACGCACTTATTGAGCCGACACCATTAATTAATCAGTATCTTGATAACCTTGCACTTAATAATGAAATAAAACAGCTATTAAAAAGTTTAGGATTACGATAGATTTTCTTATGATTAAAAATCATTCAATCAAGCTAACTGCATAGCTGCTTAATTATGTTCTTTAATACATTCCATTTAAAACGTGATATT comes from the Proteus appendicitidis genome and includes:
- a CDS encoding YpfN family protein, with amino-acid sequence MHWFADYWWVILILLVGIIINAIKDMNKIDPKQFLKNKRKLPPHRDFNDKWDDEDDWPKQNQNKKDENK
- a CDS encoding DUF441 domain-containing protein, with translation MSNVDPSLLILLVLAGLGIISHNMTVTLAMLALLVIKITPLNQYFPVVEKYGMTIGILILTIGVMTPIATGRISGQEVLNSFLNWKSLLAIAIGIAVSWLGARGVSLMNNQPSTVAGLLVGTVIGVALFRGVPVGPLIAAGILSLLIGKS
- a CDS encoding glutathione S-transferase family protein, encoding MSELIFYTNTMSRGNTVELFLKMLDVPYQRVELEYGEPMRTPEYLAINPMAKVPALVDGDNIVTETAAICAYLADKFIEKGFAPALNSPERAAYYRWFFFTAGPIESAFTIKELGMELNEEQQKSSGFGSFERAFHCLETGLASAKPYLCGKNLTAVDVYVGYFLIFLCKYALIEPTPLINQYLDNLALNNEIKQLLKSLGLR
- a CDS encoding tRNA(Met) cytidine acetyltransferase TmcA — protein: MPFSHLHQYQQKLAQLGQRQLLLLAGEPAWQTAQIQQITQLCQGDWVTISSNQPDAILPEHAIRLLGREFLHAVFDANEGFNTDALAMLAGTLKAGSVLILCLPDIERWDSYIDNDSQRWNDAQGVLSTPNFMAWLKNITLNDDHAIVWQQSTPFHFPPLIEKAKSWSLPQGKPTAEQQAILDNLLLSTSGIWSVIAPRGRGKSALAGMFIEQYQGNVLVCAPAKNITDVLSSHTNKAISFCSPDNLLALCINNEIHSDWLIIDEAASLPIAQLEALCGYFPNVLMTTTVQGYEGTGRGFMLKLGDNIPNLRTYQLKTPIRWAKDCPLENWLNQLLLLDEPEYDFDCQQQGEIDIHQLQGSWHNNILQLHDFYQLLTSAHYRTTPLDLRRLLDGQKQRYWSASINKNIVGAVWCIEEGGLPFELAHDVWLGTRRPRGNLVAQSLVTYGLTPDAMCLNSLRISRIAVLPQYRRQKIAANLIADIVKVSQKQAIDYLSVSFGYTEVLAQFWMQCGFQIVRLGVHKEASSGCYAAMAIYPLTEKGEQLLRSSLRAFALQYPQIKQQTKLCLADNLIPNHIDRPQDSWLMMAGFAFAHRPALTVYKSVAHFLVGYEQHYPLLVAFFVDNKAVEQCVTEFSLSGKKALTKQLREQCAQLMAEKDPQLTSRYQQWLATYSHPSCFDFV
- the ypfJ gene encoding KPN_02809 family neutral zinc metallopeptidase yields the protein MRWNDRRRSDNVEDRRGQSSPVSGGGNLPLGLIALLLRTKYGFVIIIVLVIASFMGFDFNSLTGETGQSPQRNEQQSALYNEAADFSSVVLASTEDFWQTIFAQAGKQYSYPKLVLYTNSTTTQCGTGTKIMGPFYCPADRKIYLDLSFYNEMKHSLGGGGEFAQGYVISHEVGHHVQHLLGITDQMREKQQMARSKAEANRLSVKLELQADCFAGMWGHFIAGEGRIDESDLLTAIKTAQAIGDDKLQKQQQGYVVPDSFTHGTAEQRKTWFMRGYNSGSIKSCDTFASSSLN
- a CDS encoding helix-turn-helix transcriptional regulator, whose protein sequence is MTRTQRLLTLLQILKENRYPITAEVLADKLQISVRSIYRDIESLRNQGAEITGEAGIGYQLKSGLLLPPLTFDINELEALILGLRWVESNTDKELSHSALRAINKINAVVTTQHQTLLEQNTLFVPTNRIIEVDHTIAKDMRFSLREEKKAKIDYQDAQKQLSTRIIWPVAVGYFQDSQVIAAWCELRQSYRHFRLDRIISYEVLSENLPYPKNYLLSRWKKEILKEAPDKN